The sequence GGCCACGCGCCGCACGGCGATGACCTCGAGTTCCTTCATCAGGGTGTCCAGCTCTGATTGCTCGGTGATGAAGCGCTTCCACACGCGCTGCTGGAGCGCGTCCACGAGCTTGAGCGGGTGGCCGCTGAGGACGACGTTGCCGTGCGCGAGGATGGCCATGTTCTGGCAGAGGTCCGCGACGTCCGAGACGATGTGCGTGGAGAGCAGCACCACCACGTCGTTGCTGATTTCGGCGAGCAGGTTGTGGAAGCGGAAGCGCTCGGCGGGGTCGAGGCCGGCGGTGGGCTCGTCGACGATGAGGAGCTTCGGGTTGCCGAGCAGCGCCTGGGCGATGCCGAAGCGCTGCTTCATGCCGCCGGAGAAGCCGCCGAGCCGCCTGTCTCGGTGGTCCCAGAGGTTGGTCTTCTGGAGCAGGGCCTTCACGGCGTCATGGCGCGGGCCGCGCTGCGCCAGCCCCTTGAGCTGGGCGAGGTGGTCGAGCATGTCCCAGGCCGTCACCTTCGGGTACACGCCGAAGTCCTGCGGCAGGTAGCCGAGCACTTCGCGGAGCTTATCCTTGTCGCGGCGCAGGTCGATGCCGTCGAACGACATCGTGCCGGTGTCCACGTCCTGCAGCGTGGCAATGCTGCGCATCAGCGTGGACTTGCCAGCGCCATTGGGCCCGAGCAGGCCGAACATGCCGCGAGGAATGGTCAGGTTGACTCCCTGCAATGCGCGGGTGCCGTTGGGGTACGTCTTGGACACGCCTTCCAGTCGTAGCTCCATGGCGGCGCACGCTAGCGGATTCACGGGGCCGGTGCGCGACGAGCGCCCAGTCGGTAGCATGCGGACCATGTCTCTCTCCTGCCGGACCGCCGCCGCTGCGCTGGCCTTCGCCCTCTGCGCGTGCGGGGATGGTGAGCCGGTGATGCTGGAGGCCGTGGCCGCCGACTGCGCG comes from Pyxidicoccus parkwaysis and encodes:
- a CDS encoding ABC transporter ATP-binding protein, which produces MELRLEGVSKTYPNGTRALQGVNLTIPRGMFGLLGPNGAGKSTLMRSIATLQDVDTGTMSFDGIDLRRDKDKLREVLGYLPQDFGVYPKVTAWDMLDHLAQLKGLAQRGPRHDAVKALLQKTNLWDHRDRRLGGFSGGMKQRFGIAQALLGNPKLLIVDEPTAGLDPAERFRFHNLLAEISNDVVVLLSTHIVSDVADLCQNMAILAHGNVVLSGHPLKLVDALQQRVWKRFITEQSELDTLMKELEVIAVRRVAGQRLVHVYAESAPPGFEPANPDLEDVYFHALSRAQKQQS